A part of Crassostrea angulata isolate pt1a10 chromosome 5, ASM2561291v2, whole genome shotgun sequence genomic DNA contains:
- the LOC128182958 gene encoding protein draper-like, whose protein sequence is MTQSRGYAAVSTTTKVCPIGYIGLNCSLRCRYPAFGHLCQNKCNCKQSRCNHKTGCESCPIGSFGPNCELTCRFPGFGFQCQQNCSCEENICDHKEGCIYNLTTNKMVTKTLFTVTSTQDELEYTKTPVQNVDHIFSSQDDIMMKLNYENKPVLISTIIIALAIFALILLWVYVSTFVVEPCPQRI, encoded by the exons ATGACTCAGag tcgTGGATATGCAGCTGTGAGTACAACGACTAAAG TTTGTCCAATTGGATACATTGGTTTGAACTGTTCATTGCGATGCAGATACCCAGCCTTTGGACACCTTTGCCAGAACAAATGTAATTGCAAACAATCACGCTGTAATCACAAGACGGGATGTGAAA gTTGCCCAATTGGTTCGTTTGGCCCAAATTGTGAACTAACCTGTCGATTTCCAGGTTTTGGTTTTCAGTGTCAACAAAATTGCAGTTGCGAAGAAAATATCTGTGACCATAAGGAGGGATGCATATATA ATTTAACGACGAACAAAATGGTTACGAAGACTTTATTCACTGTAACATCCACACAGGATGAATTAG aATATACAAAGACTCCAGTCCAGAATGttgatcatattttttcttcgcAAGACgatataatgatgaaattaaattatgaaaacaaaccTGTCTTGATTTCAACAATAATCATTGCTCTCGCAATATTTGCTCTTATACTTTTGTGGGTTTATGTTTCGACGTTTGTGGTAGAACCTTGTCCGCAAAGAATCTAG